The Capra hircus breed San Clemente chromosome 25, ASM170441v1, whole genome shotgun sequence genome has a window encoding:
- the SEPHS2 gene encoding selenide, water dikinase 2 → MAEVAATGAGGEAMAAVAAGEGSSGTVGLPLGRGFSSYRPFEPQALGLSPSWRLTGFSGMKGUGCKVPQETLLKLLAGLTRPEVLPAPGRGLVGGLEETAQEAGLPVRAEPSPPFPSLGIGMDSCVIPLRHGGLSLVQTTDFFYPLVEDPYMMGRIACANVLSDLYAMGITECDNMLMLLSVSQSMPEEEREKITPLMIKGFRDAAEEGGTAVTGGQTVVNPWIIIGGVATVVCQPNEFILPDSAVVGDVLVLTKPLGTQVAVNAHQWLDNPERWNKIKMVVSREEVELGYQEAMFNMATLNRIAAGLMHTFNAHAATDITGFGILGHSQNLAKQQRNEVSFVIHNLPIIAKMAAISKASGRFGLLQGTSAETSGGLLICLPREQAARFCSEIKSSKYGEGHQAWIVGIVEKGNRTARIIDKPRVIEVLPRGATATLAPENSSASSEPSL, encoded by the coding sequence ATGGCGGAAGTCGCGGCGACTGGTGCCGGCGGAGAGGCTATGGCGGCAGTGGCGGCGGGGGAAGGCTCCTCGGGCACGGTGGGCTTGCCTCTAGGCCGGGGCTTCTCGAGCTACCGGCCCTTCGAGCCCCAGGCGTTGGGTCTCAGCCCGAGCTGGCGGCTCACCGGCTTCTCTGGCATGAAGGGCTGAGGCTGCAAGGTCCCCCAGGAGACGCTGCTCAAACTCCTGGCGGGACTGACGCGACCGGAGGTGCTGCCCGCGCCGGGCCGGGGCCTGGTCGGAGGCCTTGAAGAGACGGCCCAGGAAGCCGGTCTGCCGGTGAGGGCGGAACCCAgccctcccttccccagcctgggCATTGGGATGGACTCCTGCGTCATACCCCTGAGACACGGGGGCCTGTCCTTGGTGCAGACCACCGACTTCTTTTACCCCCTGGTGGAAGATCCCTATATGATGGGGCGCATCGCATGTGCCAACGTGCTGAGTGACCTCTATGCGATGGGCATTACTGAGTGTGATAACATGTTGATGCTACTCAGCGTCAGCCAGAGTATGCCTGAGGAGGAGCGAGAAAAGATAACACCACTCATGATCAAAGGCTTTCGGGATGCTGCCGAAGAAGGAGGGACTGCAGTGACTGGTGGGCAAACGGTGGTAAACCCTTGGATTATCATCGGTGGAGTTGCCACTGTAGTATGTCAACCAAATGAATTCATCTTGCCTGACAGCGCCGTTGTTGGGGATGTGCTCGTGTTAACTAAACCCTTAGGAACCCAGGTTGCCGTCAATGCCCACCAATGGCTGGATAATCCTGAACGATGGAATAAGATAAAGATGGTGGTCTCCAGAGAAGAGGTAGAGCTGGGTTATCAGGAAGCCATGTTCAACATGGCTACCCTCAATAGAATTGCTGCCGGGCTGATGCACACGTTTAATGCCCACGCAGCCACAGATATCACCGGCTTTGGCATTCTGGGTCACTCTCAGAACCTtgcaaaacaacaaagaaatgagGTCTCGTTTGTCATTCATAATCTGCCCATCATTGCCAAGATGGCTGCCATCAGCAAGGCCAGCGGGCGCTTCGGTCTCCTGCAAGGAACCTCAGCAGAAACTTCTGGGGGGCTACTGATTTGTCTGCCAAGAGAACAAGCAGCTCGCTTTTGTTCAGAAATCAAATCTTCAAAGTATGGAGAGGGTCATCAAGCCTGGATCGTCGGTATTGTGGAAAAAGGAAACCGGACAGCCCGGATCATTGACAAGCCTCGTGTTATTGAGGTCCTACCTCGTGGGGCCACTGCTACTCTTGCTCCTGAGAACTCCAGTGCCTCCTCTGAGCCTAGCTTGTGA